One region of Pygocentrus nattereri isolate fPygNat1 chromosome 14, fPygNat1.pri, whole genome shotgun sequence genomic DNA includes:
- the noa1 gene encoding nitric oxide-associated protein 1, which yields MFKLLQVPALRVSSWNCLKHASMCKELEKRRLCHLYFGFLCEGSVSPHRVKALRSHSSAASSIGFEREERAQIVASAQPQAKAASETHCSVEPDREEEFTFLEFSEPLDQEHLPEHLLVTESMKVKEDKVPKVTSSELRQRALELQLRALKDVASEEVDGEPCIEFHDVDFPLDKSSRKKKVKKEHKVYGTPDSEVPVSDTCCSGCGALMHCTVPEAPGYLPSEKFKQLVEEDKLKRAVCQRCFLLVHHQKALNVTVPKEEYWKIFGRIKSEKALVLLIVDLLDLPDSIIPNLPQLVGKNKHIVILGNKVDLLPGDAENYLQRIKRQLAQYCAEAGIPTSDHKDIHLISAKTGYGIENLITRLQTGWKYKGDVYLVGTANAGKSTLFNTLLESDYCKSRASDVIHKATISPWPGTTLNLLKFPIINPTPYRLFRRAERLQQAAQETEEDLNPEELKRIKQFSRQGYLVGRIGRTFRADQFSRKNLVEFDPDSLSFGEDLQKDSFGKPDPEPVEDGGLSYNEIKDAHWFYDTPGIMKEYDVLSLLNEQEVKMVVPTQAITPRTFILKPGMVLFLGALARIDYLEGNHQCWFTVVASSRIPVHITSLDKADAIYQKHAGSTLLAVPMGGEKRMKEFLPLVAQDFELHGQGIGTAVTDIKLSSAGWVAVTASQGERLLLRTHAPEAAGLCLRNPPLLPHIVNVKGDRILKTPAYKTKKPQALGDKCLPARAERKRK from the exons ATGTTTAAATTATTACAAGTGCCTGCGTTGCGGGTGTCCTCTTGGAATTGTTTGAAACACGCGTCGATGTGTAAAGAGCTGGAGAAGAGGAGGCTGTGTCACCTCTACTTTGGCTTTCTGTGCGAAGGCTCCGTTTCACCCCACAGAGTTAAAGCTTTACGAtctcacagcagtgcagcttcATCGATAGGCTTTGAACGTGAAGAAAGGGCCCAGATCGTAGCATCAGCTCAGCCTCAAGCTAAAGCAGCATCAGAGACGCACTGTTCTGTAGAGccagacagagaggaggagtTTACTTTCCTGGAGTTCTCTGAACCCCTGGACCAAGAGCATCTTCCTGAGCACCTTCTTGTAACAGAGTCCATGAAGGTGAAGGAGGACAAGGTGCCTAAAGTGACAAGCTCAGAACTGCGACAGAGGGCATTGGAGCTCCAGCTCAGGGCTTTGAAAGACGTTGCCAGTGAGGAAGTGGATGGAGAACCTTGTATTGAGTTCCATGATGTAGATTTTCCTCTTGACAAATCTTCCAGAAAGAAGAAAGTGAAGAAAGAGCATAAGGTCTATGGGACGCCAGACTCAGAGGTGCCCGTCAGTGACACCTGCTGCTCTGGCTGCGGGGCACTGATGCACTGCACCGTCCCAGAGGCCCCTGGTTACCTGCCTAGTGAAAAATTCAAGCAGTTGGTGGAGGAGGACAAACTGAAGAGGGCAGTGTGCCAGCGCTGCTTCTTGCTTGTGCACCACCAGAAGGCTCTGAATGTGACAGTGCCGAAGGAGGAATACTGGAAGATTTTTGGCAGGATCAAGTCTGAGAAAGCCCTGGTGCTGCTGATCGTGGATCTCCTTGATCTTCCGGACTCCATCATCCCCAACCTGCCTCAGCTAGTGGGCAAGAACAAGCACATTGTGATCTTGGGGAACAAAGTGGATTTGCTCCCCGGGGATGCAGAGAATTACCTGCAACGAATCAAGCGGCAGCTGGCCCAGTATTGTGCAGAGGCGGGGATCCCCACCTCTGACCACAAGGACATCCACCTCATCAGTGCTAAAACAGGATATGGCATAGAGAACCTGATCACGAGGCTGCAGACGGGCTGGAAGTACAAAGGAGATGTTTATTTAGTTGGGACCGCCAATGCTGGCAAGTCCACCCTGTTTAATACCCTGCTTGAGTCAGATTACTGCAAGTCCAGAGCGTCAGATGTGATCCACAAGGCTACAATATCTCCATGGCCAG GAACAACACTAAACTTGCTGAAGTTTCCCATAATCAATCCAACACCATACCGATTGTTCCGGCGGGCAGAGAGGCTGCAACAAGCAGCCCAGGAGACCGAGGAGGACCTGAACCCCGAGGAGCTCAAGAGGATCAAACAGTTCAGCAGGCAGGGGTACCTTGTTG GCCGCATTGGAAGGACATTCCGAGCGGATCAGTTTTCCAGAAAAAACCTTGTGGAGTTTGACCCTGACAGTCTCAGCTTTGGAGAGGACCTTCAGAAGGACAGTTTTGGGAAGCCAGATCCTGAGCCCGTAGAGGATGGAGGGTTGTCATACAATGAAATCAAAGATGCCCACTGGTTCTACGATACCCCAGGCATTATGAAAGAGTATGAC GTTCTCAGCTTGTTGAATGAACAGGAAGTGAAGATGGTAGTGCCTACACAAGCTATCACCCCTAGGACGTTTATACTGAAGCCTGGAATGGTGTTATTTCTGGGAGCATTGGCACGCATTGATTACTTAGag GGAAATCACCAATGCTGGTTCACTGTTGTTGCTTCGTCCCGTATCCCAGTCCACATCACCAGTTTGGATAAAGCTGACGCCATTTACCAGAAGCATGCCGGGAGCACACTACTTGCT GTACCAATGGGTGGAGAAAAACGCATGAAGGAGTTTCTGCCTCTCGTAGCTCAAGACTTTGAGCTCCATGGCCAAGGAATCGGCACAGCGGTGACGGACATCAAACTCTCATCAGCAG GTTGGGTTGCCGTGACTGCATCGCAAGGGGAGCGTCTCCTGTTGCGGACTCACGCCCCTGAGGCAGCCGGACTATGTCTACGCAACCCGCCACTGCTTCCACACATCGTGAACGTGAAGGGGGACCGTATTCTCAAGACTCCTGCTTACAAAACGAAGAAGCCACAGGCATTGGGTGATAAGTGTTTGCCGGCAagagcagagaggaaaagaaaatga